In Hymenobacter sublimis, a single genomic region encodes these proteins:
- a CDS encoding SGNH/GDSL hydrolase family protein yields the protein MRILPFLFLLLGFSCTQPTSDPAPRPSVPTAPAPNSAPISYLALGDSYTIGEGVGEADRWSVQLARQGQTAGIQPPDIIAQTGWTTAQLLQAIRASNTTRTYELVSLLIGVNNQYQGLPLTTYRAEFRELLQTATRFAGGRPGRVVVLSIPDWGQSPYARRLDPARIASEIDQYNAVARQECTQAGVAFVDITDLTRAAGGDPTQFANDGLHYSGKQMQQWALRAWPVVRQLLP from the coding sequence ATGCGGATTCTCCCTTTTCTCTTCCTGCTGCTGGGGTTCAGCTGCACTCAGCCCACCTCGGACCCGGCTCCGCGGCCTTCCGTGCCTACTGCGCCAGCCCCCAACAGCGCCCCCATCAGCTACCTGGCCCTCGGCGACTCTTACACCATTGGCGAGGGGGTAGGGGAGGCCGACCGGTGGAGCGTTCAGCTCGCCCGCCAGGGCCAGACGGCCGGGATTCAGCCCCCCGACATCATTGCCCAAACGGGCTGGACCACTGCCCAACTGCTTCAGGCCATTCGGGCCAGCAATACTACGCGCACCTACGAGCTAGTTTCCTTGCTTATTGGCGTGAACAACCAGTATCAGGGCCTGCCGCTGACTACCTACCGCGCCGAGTTTCGGGAATTGCTGCAAACGGCCACGCGCTTTGCCGGCGGCCGCCCAGGCCGGGTGGTGGTGCTGTCTATCCCAGACTGGGGCCAGTCGCCCTACGCCCGCCGCCTAGACCCCGCCCGGATTGCCTCCGAAATCGACCAGTACAACGCTGTAGCCCGGCAGGAGTGCACCCAGGCTGGCGTGGCCTTTGTTGATATTACCGACCTGACCCGGGCGGCAGGCGGCGACCCAACCCAGTTTGCCAATGACGGGCTGCACTACTCCGGTAAGCAGATGCAACAGTGGGCTTTGCGAGCGTGGCCAGTGGTGCGCCAGCTGTTGCCCTAA
- a CDS encoding cystathionine gamma-synthase, which translates to MKFGTKAIHAGVYPDPTTGAIMTPIYQTSTYVQRSPGDHKGFEYSRTHNPTRSQLQDALAALDNGKHGLAFATGMAAIDCIVKLLQPGDEVISTNDLYGGSYRLFTKVYQNYGIKFHFVPMHDMTAVEAAVTERTKLIWVETPTNPLLNVIDIAAASAVAKKAGALLVVDNTFSTPYLQTPLELGADMVMYSLTKYMAGHSDTVMGAVIVNNDELHERLSFYQNACGGTPGPQDCFLVLRGLKTLHVRMQRHCENGRKVAEFLKVHPKVEKVYWPGFEDHPNHAVAARQMRDFGGMISFVLQGDRKEDAIAVLEKFQLFSLAESLGGVESLSGHPATMTHASIPAEERRKAGLSDSLIRLSVGIEDAEDLLEDLHQAIG; encoded by the coding sequence ATGAAATTTGGAACCAAAGCCATCCACGCGGGTGTGTACCCAGACCCCACCACCGGGGCCATCATGACCCCAATTTATCAGACCTCGACCTACGTGCAACGCTCCCCCGGCGACCACAAGGGTTTCGAGTACTCGCGCACCCATAACCCTACCCGCTCCCAGCTCCAGGATGCGCTGGCGGCCCTCGACAACGGCAAGCACGGCCTGGCTTTCGCTACCGGCATGGCCGCCATCGACTGCATCGTGAAGCTGCTGCAACCCGGCGACGAGGTCATCAGCACTAATGATCTGTACGGTGGTTCCTACCGTCTCTTTACTAAGGTATACCAGAACTACGGCATCAAGTTCCACTTCGTGCCCATGCACGATATGACGGCCGTGGAAGCCGCCGTGACGGAGCGCACCAAGCTAATTTGGGTGGAAACGCCTACCAACCCCCTGCTCAACGTCATTGACATTGCCGCCGCTTCGGCCGTCGCCAAAAAGGCCGGTGCCCTGCTCGTGGTGGATAACACCTTCTCGACGCCCTACCTGCAAACTCCGCTGGAACTGGGCGCCGATATGGTGATGTACTCGCTGACCAAGTACATGGCCGGCCACTCCGATACGGTGATGGGTGCCGTGATTGTAAACAATGATGAGCTGCATGAGCGCCTGAGCTTCTACCAGAACGCCTGCGGCGGCACGCCCGGCCCCCAGGACTGCTTCCTGGTGCTGCGCGGCCTCAAAACCCTGCACGTGCGCATGCAGCGCCACTGTGAGAATGGCCGCAAAGTAGCCGAGTTTCTCAAGGTCCACCCCAAAGTGGAGAAGGTATACTGGCCGGGCTTCGAGGATCATCCGAACCACGCCGTGGCCGCCCGGCAGATGCGCGACTTCGGGGGCATGATTTCCTTCGTGCTTCAGGGCGACCGGAAAGAAGATGCCATTGCAGTCCTCGAAAAATTCCAGCTCTTTTCCCTGGCCGAAAGCCTGGGCGGCGTGGAAAGCCTTTCGGGCCACCCCGCCACCATGACCCACGCCAGCATTCCCGCCGAGGAGCGCCGCAAGGCTGGCCTCTCTGACTCGCTGATTCGTTTGAGCGTGGGCATTGAGGATGCCGAGGATCTGCTGGAAGACCTGCACCAGGCCATTGGGTAG
- a CDS encoding MBL fold metallo-hydrolase codes for MKTPSRFTGKKYLNTVPTSMAMNYGRLLRRWLLGKEEREPRRPLGPFRTDAAVLQEPVPTTALRVTWFGHSSTLLEVDGKRFLTDPVWRLRASPVALGPKRFFAPPLPLAKLPQLDGVILSHDHYDHLDKDAIRALAPTGVHFYCPLGVGAHLRRWGVPAAQITELDWWQEVQVGETHTLVATPARHFTGRRLTRDNTLWASWCLLGPTHRAFFGGDSGPYESGFREIGAAYGPFDLVMLEIGAADAQWADIHMGPDEALVAHRALGGGALLPLHWATFNLAFHSWHQPADRLVAAAGPAVKLLLPPPGQRVEVAAGPLPGQWWQAYR; via the coding sequence ATGAAAACACCTTCCCGCTTTACCGGTAAAAAGTACCTGAACACCGTGCCCACCAGCATGGCCATGAACTACGGGCGCCTATTGCGCCGCTGGTTGCTGGGCAAGGAAGAGCGGGAGCCCCGCCGGCCCCTGGGCCCCTTCCGCACCGATGCGGCCGTTTTGCAGGAGCCCGTACCCACCACCGCCCTCCGCGTTACCTGGTTCGGGCATTCGAGCACCCTACTGGAAGTTGATGGTAAGCGGTTTCTGACTGACCCAGTGTGGCGGCTGCGGGCCTCGCCGGTAGCCCTGGGGCCCAAGCGCTTTTTCGCCCCGCCGCTACCACTTGCCAAACTGCCCCAACTAGACGGCGTTATTCTCTCCCACGACCACTACGACCACCTCGACAAAGACGCCATTCGGGCGCTGGCCCCAACGGGAGTGCACTTCTACTGCCCACTGGGGGTAGGCGCCCACCTGCGCCGCTGGGGCGTGCCCGCCGCCCAGATAACCGAGCTAGACTGGTGGCAGGAAGTTCAGGTAGGAGAGACCCACACGCTGGTTGCCACGCCCGCCCGGCACTTTACCGGCCGCCGCCTCACCCGCGACAATACGCTCTGGGCCTCCTGGTGCCTGCTCGGGCCCACGCACCGCGCCTTTTTCGGCGGCGACTCCGGGCCCTACGAATCGGGCTTCCGGGAAATAGGTGCCGCCTACGGACCTTTCGACTTGGTAATGCTCGAAATTGGCGCTGCCGATGCCCAATGGGCCGATATTCACATGGGCCCCGATGAGGCGCTGGTAGCGCATCGGGCCTTGGGCGGCGGGGCCCTGCTGCCCCTGCACTGGGCCACGTTCAACCTGGCTTTTCACAGCTGGCACCAACCCGCCGACCGCCTCGTAGCCGCCGCTGGCCCCGCCGTGAAGCTCCTACTACCCCCTCCCGGACAGCGTGTAGAAGTAGCCGCCGGGCCACTGCCTGGGCAGTGGTGGCAGGCCTATAGGTAG